One genomic window of Melanotaenia boesemani isolate fMelBoe1 chromosome 20, fMelBoe1.pri, whole genome shotgun sequence includes the following:
- the LOC121631127 gene encoding LOW QUALITY PROTEIN: ezrin-like (The sequence of the model RefSeq protein was modified relative to this genomic sequence to represent the inferred CDS: deleted 1 base in 1 codon), giving the protein MPKEINIHISLMDSEQEFPIKPNTKGSQLLAQVASSIGLREVSFFGLQFVNAKGSIKWLKLEKKVLSQNVKKETPLRFKLRVRFYPKDTMKELILNSTRKLFFLQVEEDIRSKAICCPPETADLLASYANQAKCGEEGAMMEYLRIAQDLEMYGISYFEIKNTEGTELWLGVSMQGLNIYTKENKLTPTSKFPWSDIKKLSYVSKKFIIRLTEKTAPNIIYYSPEEHANKDIIQLCMGYHSLHLLPKMADSVEVQQLKAQ; this is encoded by the exons ATGCCCAAGGAG ATCAACATTCACATCTCATTGATGGATTCAGAGCAGGAGTTTCCCATCAAACCAAACACAAAGGGGAGTCAGCTCCTTGCACAG GTAGCCAGCTCCATCGGCCTGCGTGAGGTTTCGTTCTTTGGACTGCAGTTTGTCAACGCCAAAGGATCCATAAAGTGGTTGAAACTTGAAAAAAAG GTTTTATCTCAGAATGTAAAGAAAGAGACTCCCCTTCGCTTCAAGTTGAGGGTCAGGTTTTACCCCAAGGACACTATGAAGGAGCTGATCTTGAACAGCACCAGGAAGTTGTTcttcctgcaggtggaggaggatATTCGTTCAAAGGCTATCTGCTGTCCTCCGGAGACCGCCGACCTGCTGGCCTCATATGCAAACCAAGCAAAGTGTGGAGA GGAAGGGGCCATGATGGAGTACCTGAGGATCGCCCAGGACCTGGAGATGTATGGTATCAGCTACTTTGAGATAAAGAACACAGAGGGCACAGAGCTGTGGCTGGGAGTTAGCATGCAGGGGCTGAACATCTATACCAAAGAAAACAA GCTAACACCAACCAGTAAATTTCCCTGGAGTGACATCAAAAAACTTTCTTACGTTAGTAAGAAATTTATCATCAGGCTCACAGAAAAGACAGCACCT AACATCATTTACTACTCCCCTGAAGAACATGCCAACAAGGAT ATCATACAGCTGTGCATGGGCTACCACAGTCTGCACCTGCTCCCCAAGATGGCCGACAGCGTCGAAGTTCAGCAGCTGAAGGCTCAGTAG
- the nenf gene encoding neudesin — translation MATARFCVVFVVLSATLAEDIKLKFKPATKPVRLFTEEELKRYDGSEEGQPIYMAVKGVVFDVTKGKEFYGKGAPYNALVGKDSTRAVAKMSLDPEDLTSDTAGLTEEQLKSLDSIFEGTYKAKYPIVGYTASRILNEDGSPNEDFKPEDQPHFQIKDEF, via the exons ATGGCAACAGCGCGATTTTGTGTCGTTTTTGTCGTCCTTTCAGCGACTTTAGCGGaagatattaaattaaaattcaaaCCAGCAACAAAACCAGTGCGGCTTTTCACTGAGGAGGAGCTGAAGAGATACGACGGCAGTGAG GAGGGCCAGCCTATTTACATGGCAGTAAAAGGAGTGGTGTTTGATGTCACTAAAGGAAAAG AGTTTTATGGAAAGGGTGCTCCCTATAACGCCCTGGTTGGGAAGGACTCCACTCGAGCTGTGGCCAAGATGTCCCTGGACCCAGAAGACCTGACATCAGATACC GCAGGCCTCACTGAAGAGCAACTTAAGTCTCTGGACAGTATATTTGAAGGGACATACAAAGCCAAGTATCCCATTGTGGGTTACACAGCATCACGGATCCTCAATGAGGACGGAAGTCCCAACGAAGACTTCAAACCGGAGGATCAGCCTCATTTTCAAATCAAAGATGAGTTTTAA
- the pacc1 gene encoding proton-activated chloride channel, with translation MPGKENSRLYQEFDDDEEDEGNTQSQDSVDETNEDLESEEPNGSTLPEDDIREQSPPMRFSKTCVKNVFTVVLIFIYLLLTAVAVFLAYQTISDFLQKLRQPVMSVTYKEVDSFSPPGIALYPGDAQLLSCKHHYHNYIPPLVDPGKPQEGDCEIMQVTYFGPFTNQTEKRALVVRGPSDVRNKELIFMQFSQNETQEDFSAITYMLFAKFSDLINSVNRSEFMRDCERNYSMWTFSGGFRTWVKMSLVKTSGKSDEAVEFRQESAVVKFNDKRPEPEQTNQLFFAVFEWRDPFIQEIRLIVTANPWSSIAILCGVFMALFKAANFAKLTITWIIKMRKRHLKNKERELNQIN, from the exons ATGCCCGGAAAGGAAAACAGCCGGTTATACCAAGAG TTcgatgatgatgaggaagatgaaggtaACACACAGTCTCAAGACTCTGTTGATGAAACCAATGAAGACCTGGAGAGCGAGGAGCCCAACGGCAGCACCTTACCAG AGGATGACATCAGGGAGCAGAGTCCACCGATGAGATTCAGCAAAACCTGCGTGAAAAACGTCTTCACAGTGGTGCTCATCTTCATCTACCTGCTGCTGACTGCGGTGGCCGTCTTCCTGGCCTACCAGACCATCAGTGACTTTTTGCAGAAACTTCGTCAACCCGTTATGTCTGTCACCTACAAAGAAGTGGACTCATTTTCTCCTCCTG GTATCGCTCTGTATCCTGGCGACGCTCAGCTGCTGAGCTGCAAACATCACTACCACAACTACATCCCACCTCTAGTGGACCCTGGAAAGCCTCAGGAAGGGGACTGTGAGATTATGCAAGTTACATACTTTGGGCCATTCACAAATCAGACAGAG aaacgAGCTTTGGTGGTCCGTGGCCCGTCTGACGTTAGAAACAAAGAGTTGATCTTCATGCAGTTCAGTCAGAATGAAACCCAGGAAGATTTCAGTGCCATCACTTACATGCTTTTTGCTAAGTTTAGTGACTTGATTAACAG TGTAAACAGATCAGAGTTTATGAGGGACTGTGAGAGAAATTACTCTATGTGGACCTTCTCTGGTGGATTCAGAACCTGGGTCAAAATGTCTTTGGTGAAGACGTCTGGGAAAAGTGATGAAGCTGTTGAGTTTCGGCAAGAG TCAGCTGTGGTGAAATTCAATGATAAGAGGCCTGAACCAGAACAAACCAACCAGCTcttttttgctgtgtttgaaTGGCGGGATCCGTTCATACAGGAAATTAGACTG ATAGTGACTGCAAATCCCTGGAGCTCCATAGCCATCCTCTGTGGTGTTTTCATGGCTCTCTTCAAAGCTGCCAATTTTGCTAAACTCACTATAACATGGATTATTAAGATGCGTAAGAGGcatctgaaaaataaagaaagggaactgaaccaaataaattaa